One Halovivax ruber XH-70 genomic region harbors:
- the ligA gene encoding NAD-dependent DNA ligase LigA, producing MSADDEPLAADGENPYLREPPTDFRPVADIEESEADRQIELLREAIREHDRRYYVEGDPAIADRTYDALFSRLEVLEDHFDRSAPDSPTNRVGGEPVDAFETVEHVSPMLSIDASGEVDDVREYDQRVRRELGVGSTTDTAADDGTSDIGAVDSAGADDGTATLSDFSDTAAAGSTDVDADLGYVCEPKFDGVSIEFVYEDGRLVRAVTRGDGQEGDDVTKNARTIRTVPQRLRGDYPDFLAVRGEVYMPKDAFQEHNRERIEQGKEPFANPRNATAGTIRQLDPSIVAERPLSVFFFEVLDSSDGIERHTEALERFPDWGFRVTEEVERVESIDAAIDYRDDLLDRRDDLTFEIDGVVIKVDEYASREALGTTARHDRWAYAYKFPARAEVTTIQDVAVQVGRTGRATPVALLDPVDVGGVTVSRASLHNPSEIAEKNVNVGDTVRVQRAGDVIPYVAEVVEKGSDGHWELPDTCPVCESHLERDGPMAFCTGGLACDAQRRRSIEYYASDDGLDIEGLGEKSVRQLVAAGLLETVADLYELDREDLVTLEGWGETSADNLLAELEDAREPPLPDFLSALGIQLVGPTTARELAREFETFAAVREAAIDSPETLESVDEVGETVARAIHDFFTSEANAAVVEQLLEHVSPQAAAIEAGGDELDGLTFVFTGALDAWTRGDAQDLVEAHGANATSSVSGNTDYLVAGENAGASKQTDAEENDVPVIDEAEFTELLVENGIEVA from the coding sequence ATGAGTGCCGACGACGAACCCCTCGCCGCCGACGGCGAGAACCCCTACCTCCGGGAGCCGCCGACCGACTTCCGGCCCGTTGCGGACATCGAGGAGTCCGAGGCCGACCGCCAGATCGAACTGTTGCGTGAGGCCATCCGCGAGCACGACCGCCGATACTACGTCGAGGGCGACCCGGCCATCGCCGATCGCACCTACGACGCGCTCTTCTCTCGGCTGGAAGTGCTCGAAGATCACTTCGACCGATCGGCCCCCGACAGCCCGACGAACCGCGTCGGCGGCGAGCCGGTCGACGCGTTCGAGACGGTCGAGCACGTCTCGCCGATGCTCTCGATCGACGCCAGCGGCGAGGTCGACGACGTTCGTGAGTACGACCAGCGGGTCAGACGGGAACTGGGCGTCGGCTCGACCACTGACACGGCTGCCGACGACGGCACGTCCGACATCGGCGCCGTCGATAGTGCCGGTGCCGACGACGGAACCGCGACCCTGTCTGACTTTAGCGACACCGCCGCGGCCGGTAGCACCGACGTCGACGCCGATCTCGGCTACGTCTGCGAGCCGAAGTTCGACGGCGTCTCGATCGAGTTCGTCTACGAGGACGGCCGGCTGGTCCGGGCGGTGACCCGCGGTGACGGCCAGGAGGGCGACGACGTGACGAAGAACGCCCGGACGATTCGCACCGTCCCGCAGCGCCTCCGCGGCGACTACCCCGACTTCCTCGCGGTTCGCGGCGAGGTCTACATGCCGAAGGACGCGTTCCAGGAACACAACCGCGAGCGCATCGAACAGGGGAAAGAGCCCTTCGCGAACCCGCGCAACGCGACGGCGGGGACGATCCGCCAGCTCGACCCATCGATCGTCGCCGAGCGGCCGCTCTCGGTCTTTTTCTTCGAGGTGCTCGACTCGAGTGACGGCATCGAGCGCCACACGGAGGCCCTGGAGCGCTTTCCCGACTGGGGATTTCGGGTCACCGAGGAGGTCGAACGCGTCGAATCGATCGATGCCGCGATCGACTATCGCGACGACCTCCTGGACCGCCGGGACGACCTGACCTTCGAGATCGACGGCGTCGTGATCAAGGTCGACGAGTACGCGTCGCGCGAGGCCCTTGGCACCACCGCCCGCCACGACCGGTGGGCCTACGCGTACAAGTTCCCCGCCCGCGCCGAGGTGACGACGATCCAGGACGTCGCGGTGCAGGTCGGCCGGACTGGTCGCGCCACGCCTGTCGCCCTGCTCGACCCCGTCGACGTCGGCGGGGTGACGGTCTCGCGAGCCAGTCTGCACAACCCCTCCGAGATCGCCGAGAAGAACGTCAACGTCGGCGACACCGTCCGCGTCCAGCGCGCCGGCGACGTCATCCCCTACGTCGCAGAGGTCGTCGAGAAGGGAAGCGACGGACACTGGGAGCTCCCCGACACCTGCCCCGTCTGTGAGAGCCACCTCGAGCGCGACGGGCCGATGGCCTTCTGCACCGGCGGGCTGGCCTGCGACGCCCAGCGCCGGCGCTCGATCGAATACTACGCCTCGGACGACGGGCTCGACATCGAAGGATTGGGCGAGAAGAGCGTCCGCCAGCTCGTCGCCGCCGGCCTCCTCGAGACGGTCGCGGACCTCTACGAACTCGATCGTGAGGATCTCGTGACCCTCGAGGGCTGGGGCGAGACCAGCGCCGACAACCTCCTCGCCGAACTCGAGGACGCGCGCGAACCGCCACTGCCGGACTTCCTCTCCGCGCTCGGCATCCAGCTGGTCGGTCCGACGACCGCCCGCGAACTCGCTCGCGAGTTCGAGACCTTCGCGGCCGTTCGCGAGGCGGCGATCGACTCGCCCGAGACCCTCGAATCAGTCGACGAGGTCGGCGAGACGGTCGCTCGCGCCATCCACGACTTCTTCACGAGCGAGGCTAACGCGGCCGTCGTCGAGCAACTTCTCGAGCACGTCTCGCCACAGGCCGCGGCTATCGAGGCGGGTGGCGACGAACTCGACGGGCTCACCTTCGTCTTCACCGGCGCGCTCGACGCCTGGACGCGGGGCGACGCCCAGGACCTCGTCGAGGCCCACGGCGCGAACGCGACGAGCAGCGTCTCCGGCAACACGGACTACCTCGTCGCCGGCGAGAACGCTGGCGCCTCGAAGCAGACGGACGCCGAGGAAAACGACGTCCCGGTGATCGACGAGGCTGAATTCACGGAGCTGCTCGTAGAGAACGGCATCGAGGTCGCGTAG
- a CDS encoding VOC family protein, translating to MAPDGSDAPDTATGDGGHGDPDRAGQLHHLELYASDLEASIDFWGWLLGELGYERQNDWAGGRSWINGPTYVVLVAADDAVAADHPFDRRAAGLNHVAFHAASNEHVDAITAGVRERADATVLYEDRHPYAGGYYALYCEDPEGIKVEVVGPE from the coding sequence ATGGCTCCCGACGGTTCCGACGCGCCCGATACGGCCACCGGGGACGGAGGACACGGCGATCCCGACCGCGCCGGCCAGTTGCATCACCTCGAACTCTACGCCTCGGATCTCGAGGCGTCGATCGACTTCTGGGGCTGGCTCCTGGGCGAACTCGGCTACGAGAGACAGAACGACTGGGCCGGCGGCCGGTCGTGGATCAACGGCCCGACCTACGTCGTGCTCGTCGCGGCCGACGACGCGGTTGCCGCCGACCACCCGTTCGATCGTCGGGCGGCCGGACTCAATCACGTCGCCTTCCACGCGGCCTCGAACGAGCACGTCGACGCGATCACCGCCGGCGTTCGCGAGCGCGCCGACGCGACAGTGCTCTACGAGGATCGCCACCCGTACGCGGGCGGGTACTACGCGCTCTACTGCGAGGATCCGGAAGGGATCAAGGTCGAGGTCGTCGGGCCGGAGTGA
- a CDS encoding thiol-disulfide oxidoreductase DCC family protein produces the protein MTTEVPDGAPVVLFDGVCNLCNGFVQFIAPRDDEGEFYFASLQSDVGRELLSKHDLPTDELESIVLVEGEAAYVKSGAVLRIASRLGGLYRLLSPFRYVPRVLRDTVYDLVANNRYRLFGKKDRCEIPEGDVGARFLE, from the coding sequence ATGACGACAGAGGTTCCGGACGGCGCACCGGTCGTCCTCTTCGACGGCGTCTGCAACCTCTGTAACGGCTTCGTCCAGTTCATCGCGCCGCGGGACGACGAGGGGGAGTTTTACTTCGCCTCGCTGCAGTCAGACGTCGGTCGCGAACTCCTCTCCAAACACGACCTCCCAACCGACGAACTCGAATCGATCGTGCTGGTCGAGGGCGAGGCGGCCTACGTCAAGTCCGGTGCCGTGCTCCGGATCGCCAGCCGACTCGGCGGCCTGTATCGTCTGCTCTCGCCGTTTCGGTACGTCCCCCGAGTGCTCCGGGACACCGTCTACGACCTCGTCGCGAACAACCGCTATCGCCTCTTCGGGAAGAAAGACCGCTGTGAGATCCCCGAGGGCGACGTCGGTGCCCGATTTCTGGAATAA
- a CDS encoding aldo/keto reductase, with the protein MTARIPQPGFGTSGHEGAECTENVVRALEAGYRHVDTAQMYDNEDAVGDALAQADVDREDVFLATKVKPENLGGEDVVESTQESLDRLGVDAVDLLYVHWPLDAYEPQDTLPAMDEVRDRGWARHVGLSNFDVAHLDEARDILDSPVVAHQVECHPWLQQDELVAYGRDHDITTVAYCPIMQGRADEDETLTEIADAHDATAHQIALAWHHQRDGVVAIPKGSGDHVEANLGASEIDLSDEEVARIDDIDHEERLVDPDAAVWNR; encoded by the coding sequence ATGACCGCACGAATTCCACAGCCGGGCTTCGGCACGTCGGGCCACGAAGGCGCCGAGTGCACCGAGAACGTCGTTCGCGCGCTAGAAGCGGGCTACCGCCACGTCGACACCGCACAGATGTACGACAACGAGGACGCCGTCGGCGACGCGCTCGCACAGGCGGACGTCGACCGCGAGGACGTCTTCCTCGCGACGAAGGTCAAACCGGAGAACCTCGGGGGCGAGGACGTCGTCGAGTCGACCCAGGAGAGCCTCGACCGGCTCGGCGTCGACGCCGTCGACCTCCTGTACGTCCACTGGCCGCTCGACGCCTACGAGCCCCAAGACACTCTTCCCGCGATGGACGAGGTTCGCGACCGCGGGTGGGCGCGTCACGTCGGACTCAGTAACTTCGACGTTGCCCACTTAGACGAGGCCCGCGACATTCTCGACTCGCCGGTCGTCGCTCACCAGGTCGAGTGTCACCCGTGGCTCCAGCAGGACGAACTCGTCGCGTACGGACGCGATCACGACATCACCACCGTCGCCTACTGCCCGATCATGCAGGGTCGCGCCGACGAGGACGAGACGCTCACCGAGATCGCCGACGCCCACGACGCCACGGCCCACCAGATCGCCCTGGCCTGGCACCACCAGCGCGACGGCGTCGTCGCCATCCCGAAGGGAAGCGGCGACCACGTCGAGGCGAACCTCGGAGCGAGCGAGATCGACCTTTCCGACGAGGAAGTGGCACGCATCGACGACATCGACCACGAGGAACGACTGGTCGACCCGGACGCCGCTGTCTGGAACCGGTAA